The segment AGAGTAGGCAGTGTACTGCCACATGTATAGCTAAGCTATTATTGATTAAATATGCAGACAATGTAGATTTTAATTGCTGGATCTTGTCCATTATCACTGTAGTATATGTATGGGTGTTTGTGTTCCTGTGCATGAAGGATGTTGTTGGGTCTTTGTTTTCATGCAAATGGTGggggctgtctgggtggctggtgcCGGTAAATGTGGTTGGATGCCAACTGTTAATCCATCAATCACTCACCCTGCTGAACATTAGTGCTCTCTGGGCCTTTGTGAAATCTGAGATGGGACAAGGGCTAGTCTGTATGTGGCAGAGCGTATTTCTACTCCATTGTAGATTTTATGTGTGTTCTTGTACTGGTGTAGGCGTGTACATATGGTTCCGATTTTGTGTGTGTCTTTTATTGAATTCATGCATACATTTGGAAGTAGAGAGGGTTGTTGTAGGCTGGCAGTGGCTGGGGGAGCATGAGTGGTGGGTTAGTGGTCTGGAAGCCATCTCCCAAGCAGATGGACGTCATTAGTGATCATGAACATTGAAATGCAAGGGCCAAATGTAATAACGGGGAATCTATTTCCTGTTTGGCTTTCAATGAGCGCCTTTGCCAAACTGGTATGAAGCTCAAGCTACCACTTTCCCATCCTCTTCTGTTTGGCTATATAGTTTTTCCACGGTCTAGGTTTCAGTTTTTTACCACTACTGCAAATTGATGCCTGCTTTAGAGGTTGgacacaaaaaacacacacatacaaacaacaaatgtgaacgTTTTTGATTTAAGCCGTGGCTGCGGTCCAAATTTCCGGAAAGTCTGGAAGCTTCTGCGCATGTTTATTTTCAACTTTTCGCATCTCTGCTCTACTCGTAGAGAACAGGCTACTATTGCGAATAGTGCTCGTCTTAATAAAGTTAGACCAAAGCTGATTTAATGGCtgcaagatcacataatgatagTATTCTACATAACCGAATACAATAGCATAGTATAACGTTACTGTAAGGACAAAACACCAGCGCCAAAACTAAAAAGCGACTAGGCAAAATACACAAGTAAGCTATGCTACagtttaacaccatctgctctCGAATCTGCTCACTGTTTATCATTCAAAACAACACTGTAGACAACTTCATAACTCAAGATCTAATTGCATATCCCCATGAAgtacgttgggccagtaaccgacgggtagctggttcgaatccctgagctgactaggttaAAAATCTGATGTccttttgagcaaggcacttaaccctaattgatcCTGTTATGTCgccctggataagagcatctgctaaatgactcaaatgtaaatattTAACTGATTGAGCTCAAATGGTTGGAATGCAGATGCTGCATGGGCATTTCAGCATTAACACTTGAATTACCATGTGAAGGGAAGGAGACCACAAAAATGTGTGTAAAGTAGAGGTAAAGAAACACATGCGCAGAATGTGGTCGAGATATGCGCTGAGGGGAAAAGTTGGATCTGCAGCCACTATGTTTGATTTAACTGGGATTCCCTCAGGAGTGCCTATGTTGGCCTTTTATTTAGAACACGTGAGTTTGATTTAAATTATGTTCCTGTCAATTAATTTATTCAGTATGATGGGAGTTCAGTTAAGGACAGCTCAAGGCATTCATGAGTCTTTCATAGATAGTGGTAGTGAGTATGTTATCCCAGAATCGGAACCTATGTGGATAATGTTTGTCAATGGGAAGTTTGTGTACAGGGGTTACTAAACAGTTTGACTCTTTTTAAGAGCCTAAATGCATAACAGCTTTTATTGTAATCATACTGTATTAGACACAAGTTGCTCAAACACAGACTGTGTTAGTGAAACAGGGAACTGATATATTTGTCTACTGGTCTCAACAGAAATGGGAAGAAGGAGTCGGACCTGGAGGCAGCTCTGGCCCGGCTGAGGGATCTAGAGGCTCTGTTGAACTCTAAAGATGCCTCTCTGTCCACTGCCCTGGGGGAGAAACGCTCTCTAGATGCTGAGATCAGGGACCTGAAGGCCCAGCTAGCCAAGGTAAGAGACCAGTGGTAAAGGCCTAATGGACATCTCTGAATTCTACACATACTACATACTCTCTCCTCAGGTCCAGGGTTCAAACTGCATATTATTGATCCAAAAAATGTAATAATCTTccagtgtatatataaaaaaaaaaatacttttaaagaACTATCAATTGTGAATATGACTTTTGGGTTAGTGCTGTAACAAGGTCAGTGCATCACCATGGATTGTTTTCAATGAACTCTGAAATGAATAATATTCCTACGCCACCTTCTGGTCACATAAGTGAACTATAGTTTCACCCAGTCATGCTTTCACATCTTACATGCAGCTCCTCTATTCCTCCTCACTAAAGCGATTTGATAACTAGAGTGATTTCAGATCAACAAATGATTCATTATTGATCTAATCTAACAGAACCCTAAAGATAAACATCAAACTTTAAACTCTCTGTCCCTTAGCTGGAGACCGGTTTGAGCGATGCTAAGAAGCAGCTTCAGGATGAGATGCTGAGGAGAGTGGACGCTGAGAACCGCCTGCAGACCCTCAAGGAAGAACTGCAGTTCCAGAAGAACATCTACGGAGAGGTCagactctctctcttacattacACTCTTACActatctctccttttctcccttgacctctctctctttttacctcagactttcttttttctctaACTTTTTCTTTTCCTCTGATCTGCTCCTCCTTATCCAtctcactctttttctctcccttctTTTGTTTCCTCATCTGTCCACTTCACTAGCCTTGTAAACTAGACTGATGGAACACCGAGATCAGTCTGTTTTATGAGGTTACCTCTTCACACCCTCTTCTATAACTCAAGTATGCCTGTACCGTCTATCTCCCTGCAGGAGCTGAGGGAGTCCAAGCGCAGGCACGAGTCTCGCATGGTGGAGATTGACAGTGCAGGAACAAAGCAGGATTATGAGAGTAAGCTGGCCGAGGCCCTGATGGAGCTGAGAGCCCAGCATGAGGAGCAGGTCCGCATCTACAAGGAGGAGATCGAAAAGACCTACACCTCCAAGGTAGGGAGCACAACCCACGGGTCCACACTGCCAGCTCAAACGTGGACTAGAAGTAAATCCGTTCAAATCGGTAGTGCTATTTCATTTTAATTTCACTAAGCTGTCCATCCAGTTGAAATCGGTAGTACTGTCCATGCATCATTCAACATCCTTTCATTTGCCCAGTGCCAACCTAGCACAGACACATGTTTCGTTCTGACCtctctggccctgtgtgtgtctcagcTGGAGAACGCACGTCACTCCGCAGACAGGAACAGTACCCTGGTGGGAGCGGCCCACGAGGAGCTGCAGCAGACTCGCGTGCGGATGGAGGGCATGTCCTCCCAGCTCAGCCAGCTGCAGAAACAGGTACGGCTGCACCCTGTCCACCTGTCAATCACAGAAGTCTCTTACCATATATCTCCATACTGTGGAGCTCTGACAGCTGTTATCTTAGCTTTAGTGTTGGCTCTAATACAAAGTATTAGCGTAGTTCATCTCATCTCTGTCAAATATGGCCCTTTTGGTTGGTCTAACCGGGGTATCAACCCTCTGTGTGTTAGCTGGCGGCGAGGGAGGCCAGGGTGCGTGAGCTGGAGGAGTCCCTGGCCCGGGAGCGGGACATGATGCGCCGGCGCCTGGAAGacaaggagagggagatgggagacaTGCGCATGCGGATGCAGCAACAGCTGGATGAATACCAGGAGCTGCTGGACATCAAACTGGCCCTGGACATGGAGATCAGCGCCTACCGTAAActgctggagggagaggaggagaggtgaggagacatTACAGATATGTACAATACACATCATGCATACACGAACACTGAAAGCCACACAcagacatttacacacagactgaAGTAAATAAACTCATGTAACCTACACACCCACACTAGATTTGTATCAACAATCTTCTTCTCTGCCACCCCCCCCAGACTGCGTCTGTCCCCCAGCCCTCCCCCAACCCGAGTCACCGTGTCCCGTACCACCGGCTCGGGCTCAGCACACACCCATACCACCCGTACCTCGGGCTCAGGACACAGCCACAGCGCCCGAGTGGTCCAGTCCACCAGCAGCACCCGCAACTCCTCAGGCACGGCCAGCGCCAAGAAGAGACGGCTCAATGACAACGACAGCGAGACCTCCAGCCTGGCGGGGGGCGCCGTGACGCGTACACGCATCGCCCAGCAGGCCTCCGCTAGCGGCCGCGTCACCGTGGACGAGGTGGACCTGGAGGGGAAGTACGTCCGCCTCAGCAACAAGGCCAACGAGGTATGGAGTTAATCGGTCAGCTTGACATACAATGGCTGCTTTCTGCTACGATGCGTCACATTCTTTCTGTTATGGTCAAATGCACAGGTTTTGTAAGGAAGCTACTGTAGTAAAACACCATGTTAGGTTGATGTTGTAAAAGGACAATCTCTTCTACCTAGTGATTTTAGTTGACGTTGGCTGAAACAGACTTGATGCTTATCTGTTCTCCTTCAGGACCAGCTTCTGGGCCACTGGCAGGTGAAGAGACAGGTGGGAACCAGCACCCCCATCATCTACAAGTTCCCCCCCAAATTCAACCTCAAGGCAGGACAAACCGTCACCGTGAGTAAAACCTTCGTCATGTCTGCACTGTCATCAACTATGCTTGTGTTCAGTTTTTAGTACACCATGTTGAGAGAAGTGTGTATTCTAACAGAGAGCAGCATGTTTGTCACAATGTGGGCTTGTGTGTAAAGTATGTGATGAGGTCATAACAGACAGTCCTGTACCTCTTCCCTCTGTAGATTTGGGCTTCAGGAGCAGGCGGCACCCACAACCCCCCCTCAGACCTGGTGTGGAAGACCCAGAACTCATGGGGCAGCGGAGACCTGTTTCAAACCACCCTGGTCAGCGCCAATGGAGAGGTGGGAGACACAcgtcacatgcacatgcacatgtTTGTAGTTGTACCTTCCCATTGTCCCGTTGACTGTTCAGTCTTTCTTTTGGCAACATCATCCCACTTCCTATCCTACATATTTGAATACATGTGAGATTTGGTAAAATACCTTACTCACGTCATAGCCGGTTGACAAACTGACTGTTCTGTGCCTCTATTTCCCATAGGAAATGGCACAGAGGAAAGTTACACGCACCCTGTTCCAGGAAGATGATGACGATGACGTGAGTCTCACTGTTTATGAAAGACACAGGCTCAGGATGATAAATATATTACTCAAACTATACTTGCACTGTGAGGAAGGCTATTGAGCCAAAACGTTGTTCAGGATACCCTGTTTCAGATGAAAATAGGTTAATTTATGTAGAGTACTTATTTAGTCACCGAACAATGCCAGGGGTGTGCGATGATGCGCTTAAATACTTCTCTAAAGGGTGACAAGAAAAATGGAAAGACTTGTATTTACCGTTACTGGGTCCCAGTGCTAAAAAATGTAGGAACCACTGCCTCACAGTGGCTACAGTTAGTTTTTACCAGTAATGTTGGAACCTtctgttctctgtctccctctgcagGGCAACCACAGTGCGTGTGGTGTGGACAGTGAGTACAACCTGCGGAGCCGCACGGTGGTCTGTGGCTCGTGTGGCCAGCCGTCTGATAAGAGCTGTGCCACCTCAGGGGTGTCCAGTGGCTCCTGCTCCATCAGCAGTGGAGGAGGTCTGCCTGAGGGCCTGATGTCTCCCCTCTTTATAATGGGTAGCAACTCACCCAGACAGGTACTGTAGGACTCCATCTGTTTGATCATGTATATCGTTTCAACACACATTTTAAGACACTTAACACACACTATTTCTGTTTCAAAGCACAAAcacccctcattctctctctctctgacacatgtATGCTCATGCGCACAGCAACACTGTTATCCCAGTTTTCCTGTTTCTCCTGCTGTTATGACAACAGACCCTTCCTGTCCCCTCACTTCCTCTAACGCCCCTATGTCACTTCCTGTCTTTCTCAGGGAGGTCCCAGACCGGAGAACTGCTCCATCATGTAAAGCCAGGCAGGCACCACCTCACCTGGACAAGTACCTCCCACACCACACATGGATGGGAGACGCCTTTTTTTAAATTACttttttatttcctttgtttcaTATATGATCTGTCTTATTTTGTATGACATAATCTGCAGGTTAGATTGCCTTTGGTGTTTGGCTTAGGAGCTGTGTATTCACTTCAGATATATGAGCTTGTATATTCTAGTTATTGCATGTGGGCTGGGCAGATGCTTTCACTGTTTAGGGCCATATCTAGGGAGAGAGGCACAGAAAGCACCTTTAACCATTACAGTGGACTTTGCTCCATAGTGGGCTTTTGCGTCATGTCTAAACTGTCAACACTAAACACGCACAGCAGCAAACCCTGCTATGAATCAGTGGACATGGGGGCTGGAACCAGGGATCTCTGGCCTGGTATTCCAAATACACTACCATAGAATGTCCTGAATGTCACTAAATGGAGATGGAGTTAACCCCCCCTGACCGCTAGAGGACTATGGGGGTTTGTATTAGACTGAGCGAGGGGATTGGTCATTCTAAAGCCATAGTTACAAAGAGGGGCTCAAACTTGACACTGCCATCAAGTGGTTTATATTTCTGAACACAAGACAGTAGTTTATGGAATGACTCATGAAACAATCAGACAACTATGGTAATATGGATATAGGTTCCAAATTGTGACTTGTTTTCACAGGCTTGAAAGAGGTATGTAGCTGTTAAAGAAAGGAAACCCAAACCAGATGAgcacacagatatggggaagacAAAGTACTACTGTATTGTAAAGTTGAGTATGGTCTtgtttgacctctgacctcacctTTGTCTTGTATGACAAAACAGTTATGCCACGCTTTTTTGTTTACGTAGTTGTACTGTAGGGCAACTCATCAGATCTAGACACAAAAATATGATTTGTATGATTTGTAGGGATTCTTTTGCTTATCTGAGATAATTGCCAGATGGATTATAGTAATGTTACTGTAACCTTCTAATATTGATTTTCCATTTTTAGGTTTGAGGGAATGTGGCATCTTGAGAAATAGATGTTCTAATAGATGTCAGACTCTAAAGACAGAAATTGTCTGAGTTGGAAGTGTGTTGATTTAAATGAAAGTACAATGCTTACCTTCTCGTGACAGTAGTGCAACAATGTGTACATTCTGTAACTTTGTTTGTATCAGGTGTAGTGTCAGAAAGAATGGGTACAGATAGAAAGTAAACCTTGGACAAGTATGCCTGAGCCTGAATGGCCCGTAGGGGTAGTTGGACTATATGGTATTATCTGGCCAAAAGTTTACTTTATTAATGAACTACACAGTAGGTTGCATTGGCAAACATGTTGGTGCCATATTTTCAGTGTTATCAATTATCAAGGTGTCACTTTGACAAGGTCAGAAAGAGTATTTAACTTGAGAAGGAAACCTAAATGAAACTTAAACCATCTATTCCTCATATGATACCAATTTTACATTGACATTCTCTGTATTCATGTATTGTAGACTTGAAACTATTGTCCAGAGGCCTCTCTCCCACTAAAGGATtataatggctgtgtttttctgagCTTAGTGGCTTTTCTTTTGggcatgtttatttttttttgtgggggggggggcttcttaTTTCTTTACAACTATGTCAAAAATGAGCTACAATCATCTACAAATATTTATCCACTGCATATTAATAGAGGCATGTACAGTCGTCTGGCAGCCTTTTTATAGGATGTATAAGCAGTAAAGATTTTCTGAGAATACTTGATACTTTTTGAAACATTTAGTTTTTTTTGTACTTCATACACATTTCTATCACTACCAATTTGGAGAAAATGTGATTATTCTCACTGCCCCAGACATACCTTAGAGAAGCTCAATAATACTTTTTTACTagacatatatatataattaCTTTTGTCACTTTTCAATATTTCTTTTCTCATCATGCCTCAAGTGCCTTATTGATACCTGCTAGTGACCATTGGAAATGatgtatttttttttgttgcattatgAGGTGTCGATTCCAAAGATATGCGATATTTTGTCTTTAAAGACAATGGAATTTATAGATTTTACAGAGTATGTTGGCTATAGTTGCATATTTGTACGGAAATTGTCCTATAATGCTCAATTAATTTAGTAAGAAATGATTATACCTAATATGGAAAAACCATGCAATCCAGGTAGAATGTATTAGTGATGATTTACCAGCCTTTTCTGTTTGAGACGACACAAGTAAAAATATTTTCCCAACAAAGGCCGTCTTGTGGTTGACTTCTTAATAAAATGTAATCTGTGGTTTGATGTGTGATTTTAGAGTAGCTACCTGAGCACAAAATACTTCTGAACATGTGCATACAATGTTAAGCCATTTAATGTACATTATATACAACATATTGCATGATTACATTGAAAAACATTCTGAGGTGCTAGCTGTACAAATGTGCTCTGGATTTCCCCTAATTGGAAGCTGACATTCTATTGTCTATAGGGGAGGGGACAAGGGGCTTGAGAGGACATCATACTAAACTACTGACATCATGGAGATATAAAAATGCCTTTCAATTTCCGTCCCGGTTTATGTAATTCTGGTCAAAAGGCTTGTATGCCAAATCATGTGCTCCAAAAGCCTAGTCCCTTTATCCGCAATATGAAAATAACATTTGAAGGAATTCCAAGTTTGGTCAAACTCGAATGCATGCATGTATGTCCTCAAACTGCGATACTGGCATTCTCAAAGCCTATCCCCACATGCCTTGGCCCTTGAGTCTGGATCACAAGAGTGTAACGGTGGATAAAATGCCACCTTAATCCACCAGGGGGCAGTGTTACTATGTAAACCCACTGACAGAAGCATTGGCATAATCTGCTGTCTGTCAGGTTGCCCTGACTGTCACTGCTGCAACTGACTGTTTTGTAGCCTTGAATAACCCCAAGACAACTTCCTACCAATGTTTTTGAATGGCAGTAAAGTTTAAAGTAGTTCTTCTGCGTTGTGATGTTCAGAGTAGGGCTGGTGTCATTGGGCCAGTCTCCTGCGTACGGGAGAGGGTGGGCGTCGGACAGGTGGCAGGTCATAGTGTCCTGGGATGTGGCTGTTCACAGGTAGGTCATAGTGATTATGGGGCTCCTGCTCCGGGACCTGCCCAAGGGAACGGCGCTCTGAAAAATTTGAAATAAACATAAGTGTAATTGTCATCTGTCTACTAGAGTTTATATATCTGATTGTCTTTATGTTTACTCAAATAATGTGAATGGTAAATTAAGGATCATACTATAAAATATACAGTATGGTTCTCCTGGCCTAGGAATGAGGTTATTGCTATGGTCAACCCTTTCTCCAGCCCTCATACTGAGACTCCAATCCATTCCTGTggtttcctcccctctccctttcctcacATGACCTCCTTTCATTTCCATGAAAACAGTACTGCCCATTCAACCATGTGTTACGGAAACCCATCCATCTCATTTGTCTATTTGCACAGTCTAAcatttattcatttttttctGAGTATGCTATGTGAAACCTAAACATTTTACATAGTGATAGAGAATTGTCTGTTTTGTTGTTTAACATGCTAGCATAGCCAGATATTCCGTGTATACTACTGATATAAATTTGAAGGGTCCTGAACAACAGTATAGTAACCCACCTCTGCGTAATGTTGCTGTGCTGAATGGTGGAGGGCTGAT is part of the Salvelinus fontinalis isolate EN_2023a chromosome 6, ASM2944872v1, whole genome shotgun sequence genome and harbors:
- the LOC129857523 gene encoding lamin-A-like; amino-acid sequence: MSTMESPGQKRASRGGTATPLSPTRISRLQEKDDLCNLNDRLAVYIDKVRSLEMENAGLRLRITESETEISREVTGMKAAYETELADARKTLDSVAKERARLQLELGKVKEEYKELKVRNGKKESDLEAALARLRDLEALLNSKDASLSTALGEKRSLDAEIRDLKAQLAKLETGLSDAKKQLQDEMLRRVDAENRLQTLKEELQFQKNIYGEELRESKRRHESRMVEIDSAGTKQDYESKLAEALMELRAQHEEQVRIYKEEIEKTYTSKLENARHSADRNSTLVGAAHEELQQTRVRMEGMSSQLSQLQKQLAAREARVRELEESLARERDMMRRRLEDKEREMGDMRMRMQQQLDEYQELLDIKLALDMEISAYRKLLEGEEERLRLSPSPPPTRVTVSRTTGSGSAHTHTTRTSGSGHSHSARVVQSTSSTRNSSGTASAKKRRLNDNDSETSSLAGGAVTRTRIAQQASASGRVTVDEVDLEGKYVRLSNKANEDQLLGHWQVKRQVGTSTPIIYKFPPKFNLKAGQTVTIWASGAGGTHNPPSDLVWKTQNSWGSGDLFQTTLVSANGEEMAQRKVTRTLFQEDDDDDGNHSACGVDSEYNLRSRTVVCGSCGQPSDKSCATSGVSSGSCSISSGGGLPEGLMSPLFIMGSNSPRQGGPRPENCSIM